The genomic stretch GACATTCCATTAAGACCATCCACCTCATACACAATTCATATTTAAACATGATAAAGCGCTCTGGTCTCACCTTTCTCTAGACATACAAGTTATGACTCATGATAAAGacagttattattttgtttacttcATCTGTCATAAAGCGGTGATCTTTGAAGTATAATAATTGTGTAATTTTATACTATACAGTTTGATATGTTTTACATGCAGTGATGTTATTTGCTGTGTTTGTATTAATAGTTTACAAAATGTATATCAGGTTCACTGGGTAAGGACAATTTGAATGTAAACTCTACTGAAGACTATTGGTTTATGTTCGTACACTGTTCATAACACAGGGATTAAGGCTGATGGTTACAATGCAAGTTTTATTGTTtgggagaaaaataaaatgaataaaatatgacaGGTGATAACAATTCAGATCATTGTAGATTGGCTGTTgtgtatttaattaaaacagcTCCATAAAAAGGGTTCAAATAGTTACagttaaatttgtatttaaaatgctCCATCTCCGCTCCCCACAGTATCCAGGAACATCAACGGTCGCACCTTGATGGCAGTGTGCCGAAGGGAGTACCAAAGGCCTCTCCATGTTCCCCAAACCACTCCATTGTCCAACTGGCCAGAGTACTTCCCTTTTCGGTAGTACTTGCCATTTAGGTTGGCTGCATGACATCTGCAAGAGAAAAATCTAATAACTAATGTTTCTACTCTGTTGTTGAAGCTTTGAGTCAAAATGAAATTGATTAAGAATTAGGTAAAAATTGATAAttttgcaattattattatCCGTACATTCAGAGCAgattgtatataaaaaaaacaaacagtgcaaTCTTGTTTAAGGTGCTACTTGAACCCCaacaatgacattttaaagcacattttgatTGATTGCCATAATATTATCCACTCCTAATGAGAATAATGTTGACGTCTGTGAACTGAATATTTACCGGTTGAACCACCAGCCGGCTTGATTCTCCTGAGCACAGCTGCCCTGATGATAACGATCATTATCCTGTCAAAaataacagtacagtacattgACCACGCATGTTgaactttttgtttatttgtttgtttttgaaagcaTTGCTGCAGTAAAAATAAGTATGATTTTTGCATAAACCATGATTAATGAATGTTACACTATCAATGATCAACACTACCTTGTTATCTTCTATGCCATATATGTCTGTACATTACATATATTACACTGTATCACATTCCTTTACATACACATTATTATAATGTGATTCTTACCTGATCTCTGGTGCTGAATTGCATCCCACTGAGACAGGCGGACCACTGCTCcaccatccctcctcctcccgtcAGAGCATCGCCTGCTTTACCACTGTACTGACCGTACTGGAGGCGGTACTTATCCTTCAGTTCAGATTACAGTTAATTTAAGTAAGTGCCATTTTGAGTATATCAGAAAGTTTAGTTTTTGTAGCTGAGCCATATTTTATTCACTTACAGATTCAGCACTGAGCCTGAAGTTCTCATAAAAGGCCCAATTTCTGTGTCCATCCCAGTCCATTAAGTCAATTTTCACCAGGTTTTTACCTTAACAAAAAAGCATGTGCTAGAGAATACAAGGGAATACTTTACAGTGTGTTTAaatagtatgtttttttttaaaggacaacCTTTTGAAAGCAATGAGTGAATGTGCTCATTGCCCAACCAAAACTCATCATTCCACAGTTTAAAGTCCCCAAAGCCATCTCTGTAGTCCACCCAGTCTCTGGAACggaaaataacacacacacacatatttggcAAAGGGAATTCATTATAAATTAcagtaatattttttgtgattACCTATTGAAATCTACTTTTCCATGTCTCCGTCTCTGAAGCACTGTCCATCCGCCGCCGTCCTCCATGTCACAGTAAACCAGCACAGGGTCCTGGTTTGAAATGGGTCGGACCCTGTAGAAGCCACTCGGAGGTCTCTGTCTGTCAAACAGTTCGGAACAATCTGCAACAGTGGGGAAAAGCTTTTACCCCTGGACTACCAGCTgcttgcatgttttgtttttgttttgtttttggattttttgcaaCGAATcgaaatttgaatggacacaattagcaaatcacataGGATTTTGAATGTTATGCTTATCAAGgtgttaaaacaaatataattaaataaaggaaagataaacacatttaatgtcatattatggaacatttcaggaaagcaataacatcctccATCAACACATGTAGTGGCAGgcccccaacagaaaagtttcatagtgtacctttaaaatgaaaacaaaaactaaattatatcagatttaaaaaaaaaaaaaaaaaaaaaaaaaacataccaagAGAAACTTTTCATGtgtcaaaaaaaaattgaaaaaagacTTGAGCTAAAGATGTCTATAATGATAATGATCACTTGACATCAAGATACTGAAACTCTCTGGACATCATAAATGTTTGATGGTCATTGAAGTTTAAacttcaaatcaaaatacatacCTTTGTCATGTACTATAAGACTGCCTGCAGATGGGAGCGGCGTCCTCTGTGTAGTGTCCAACCTGTCCACTGTCCCGTTGCTGTTGGTCCCATCACTGAGTGTTGGTGATTGGGGATCCTGGTTTGATGCCGTCTGGTGAAAAGGCTGAAAATATTTGTGTGTCTGCAGGTATCGGATCTGCCAATCTCCAATCAAAAGGTTATTCTCCAGTTGCTTTATGCTTTTCTTGAGAGCTACGACTTCTGCTTCACATGAGTCCAGGACCTAAGCAGAGGGACGGCTGAACTTGTATAGATCTGCCACGATGCATCTAAGTTACATTACAGCAAATTAAATAAGAGGATACTTACTGACATGTCCACTGGACCAAAGCTGCAGCAGACAATAACAACTGCAAGTAATGTTGCCATGATTCCTCTCAACATAATCAACACAGTGTATCTTTTATCCAAAAAGCTCCAGTTTCCATCTGTTTTCTTCTCCTGTGTCAGAGTTATTTAGAGCTGGTTCTGCATGGTGCACATTAAGACTCAAGAACAGAACCACCTGCCACACCTGGAatcactttttttccccctgtttGTTCAATGCGAGGCAAAAATGTACAAAGCAGTAAGACTTTCTAGCCTAAATATAATTGCaatttcattattgtttatttatgtcattttgGCCTACGTGTATTTTTCTTAAATATAGTTTTCTTTGTGGGGgagcaacaaaacatttttatgacCAGTGATATGACCTAATACATGAATGCATAATCTAAACAGCTCCCTCTAGTGTTAGGATTTTAATATGACCAGTGATAGGACCTACATgaatattcaatctaaacagctCCCTCTAGTGTTAGGATTTTAATATGACCAGTGATAGGACCTACATGAATATATAATCTAAACAGCTCCCTCTAGTGTTAGCATGTCCATGTTTTTTACGTTTATATGCAGTAAATtgcctaaaaaaaataaaaaaataaaaaaagacattaaaaaaagaataccactatataaaaatatacattatcattattattatcagactATTATGTTATAGACTATAGTTAATTAGGCTATTTGGGATTAATAATgtcagaattataaaaaaaacaaaaaaacaaaacaaaacaaaaaaatatatatacattttctttacacaaataaaaacaaataaataaataaaataaaatgaaactgtTTAAGACTATATTTTAACGATAAAGAATGCTTTTATCCGTTTAGCAAACACACTGTGACCGTGAGTTGATTAAATCCAGATGTTGCAGAGGGAGGATGCACATGTTAGCCTGGCTACAGCTAACCTCACTGTACTTTGGGCTGTTGCTTTGTGTTTCTGgacagtttattcagttcagccTGTGAGTCCTGCACGATGAGTAAAAATTAGCCAGAAAAGCGCCTCGCCTTGTTTTCTCTGCAGTCCAGGAAGTCCAAAGCCGCTACGTTTGCACAAACCCGAGGagtgagagtggaggagagaaatAAAGTGTCCGGTTTAACCTTTGAACCATCTTCCTTTTGTAGAAGATCACAAGACCAGGCTCGTATAATGTCACAGATGCCTCGGGTAAGCTGGATGTGTGCGTTTACGTGACTTTTCTGGGTGAGTAAAAACTTCCAAATCTGCTAAATCTAGAAGAAAAGAGTGAGaagagtgaaaagagagagtgagagtgggccTGGGCTTTAGGGGGGTCAAGACACAACAGGCATTTTGcatcgttttttgttttttgttcttttttttttccagattgcAGTGTTAACTTGCTCACTTGTAATTTGCATGTCGTTGCCATTTGTGTGATCAAGTCATTtatcagtatttatttataaagttatatatatatgtttttttccaaaGCCAGAAATTGAAAGTGAAGACTCCAGCACCATGTCTTCTGTCCATTTCAACCCTGGATCAGATGCAGGTGTAAATGGGTAAcatatcattatattatattagttTGACTgcccaaaatatacaaaatgtctAATCTATAACAGATCTATAGCCTACAGTGCACTGCCAGGATGAGGAAACTCTAAAGGTGTTAATCTGGAAACTGTAGTGTCATTTTCTAGttacagtttgtatttttagGAATGTTGCAAAAATGGAAGATGCCAAAGTGGAGATAGATGATGGAAAAGAGGAAGATATGGACCCTGACACTATGTACCAGTATGTTAATGCgtttttctttgcattaaaTTTAAATAGTAAGTAATGTATTATCTCATTATACAATTTTTATGCAGTAATATCCGGAAAAAAATCTCCCCGGTGGTCATGTCTTTTGGATTTCGGTGAgtctttaatgttttattgaatttgttttgtatgttttgtaaaTAGTATTGGGCTAGCGTGTCTTTGAATGTGCAGTATATTTGGAGTGGTGCTGATCATAGTGGACATAGTGCTGGTGATCGTGGACCTGTCGTTGCCAGCCAGAAGCAGGGAGCTGGGGAACGCTCTTGAAGCTGTGTCCCTGGTCatttcattcttcttcctctttgatGTTCTGCTTCGGGTCTATGTAGAAAAGTAAGTGTAGAAGAAACCCTTTTGACAAAATCACAAGTAGAAATGCACAattctggggaaaaaaagttatttatttattttttctgatgttCAAAAACTTTCAAAAAGATTCTGATCAGAGGGTACATATTCTGTTCAGAGAGCATTCATATTTACTGATAAACCaatacaagaatctcatgcatttcataATAAGTTTGTggaggtttaaactacaggtacagtAAGATTTATCCATGTctgtgtatattttttcttttgataaatatttatctatATATAACAGCCTTTGTGAGGCAACTCACATTTTCTGAGTCAGAATATTGGGCAGCACTCATTGCAGCCCTTTGTCTTTCTTCTATGTGTTACATTTGCATGTTGTACTCCAGAGGTATTCTGGTGCAGAACATATATGTTTAATTGCTGTATGAAACTTCTGTGAAACTTACTTAACTTCTGCCGATGctgttgaaatattttttttcatttaggaTATGTCACTGGTAGATGCCTGAGTCAGCAGGAATGCTCTTATGACTAGCTGTTTTACAGGAAGCTTTCAAAGAGGAAGTTTGGTAAAAGAATAGTCCAGGGAAAGCATTGGTATAGCCCTGTAAAGCCTGTTAGGCATAGTGTTATAACCATCTGTGTTTGTACAATATTATAGAATTATTATAGTATGGAGTATTCgggttaaaaatatatactgcaATACTTATCTATGCTAAAAGTAGTATTTatactagtataagaccacaatAATATTACATATTCTATGTTGAAgattacattcatttttttttttgtttttttttaatcattgtggtattgaaaccAATATCATCTCTTTtacttagtattgaaattagcATTGTGACAATACCACTGGGGTTATTTTTCTGACACATAGAGGATGCTGACTACAACAAAAAGGAGCAACCCCATAAACGGATGTTTGGGAAATGCCTTGACTTGCTGTCAAACTGTATTCTTGCCTATTTCTTTGtcgttgtttttttacataaacacaCTTTCTTGTCCCATTGCTGATAAGAAAATGGTATTGCATTTAGAGCAGATTTATCAACACATTTTTTCCTCCTCAGGTTTACCGTGTATTTTAGCTCAAAACTCAACATATTggatgctgttgttgtagtgGTCACTTTGCTGGTCACAATGATTTACACATTCACTGACCTGTCAGGAGCCAGCCTCATCCCCAGGTGCTTTGTCATTTTCACTTACAATCAGGCCAAAAGTTTCAAAAAACTATAAATACCAACAAATATTTGCCTTTGTTAGGGTGGTGACATTTCTACGTTTCTTGAGAATATTAATCCTTGTGAGGTTGTTCAGATTAGCAGCTCAGAAAAAAGAGTTGGAGAAAGTCACGAGGAGAATGGTAAGaacacatttgtatttatttaatatttttaccatgttcaaaAGTTAGTGTAGACAATAAAAGTTGTGATTGTTGTTTTAGGTTTCTGAAAATAAGAGGCGTTATCAGAAGGATGGTTTTGACCTTGACCTTACCTATGTCACAGGTTTGTGCCCTACTTCCTGGGATTACTGAGTATAGTTATTGTTGAGTAGAATTATAATTGCATAGAAATGAAAAAACACTATTCCCAAATCTGAACCACTGAATTTTGTACTTCAGACCGTGTCATTGCAATGTCTTTCCCCTCTTCTGGCAAACAATCCTTCTACAGAAATCCCATTAAGGTAAGCCACAAATGAAGTTGATGCTACTTTATTGTATACTATAATTGTATAATAGAGCACTATtatacaattacaattttacACACAATAACGTGCCTCACTTGATTTCTTTGTGATCTCTTTAGGAGGTAGCAAGGTTTCTAGACACTAAACATGAAGGACACTATAAAGTTTACAACCTGTGCAGTAAGTTTTCTGTCTTTGGTTCTTTTCACACACAGTAGCTTCGCAGATAGAGATCCAAGATGTCATCAAAGGGATTAAAATGAGAAATctgtcctgttttattttatataatatgttattcaacctttttcaactttttaaaaaaatattcaggTGAAAAAGGCTATGACCCACAGTTCTTTCATTACAAAGTGGAGAGAATCTTCATTGACGACCACAACGTGCCCTCTTTGGAGTGAGTTGGATGTTTTTAGAATACT from Periophthalmus magnuspinnatus isolate fPerMag1 chromosome 14, fPerMag1.2.pri, whole genome shotgun sequence encodes the following:
- the fgl1b gene encoding fibrinogen like 1B; the encoded protein is MLRGIMATLLAVVIVCCSFGPVDMSVLDSCEAEVVALKKSIKQLENNLLIGDWQIRYLQTHKYFQPFHQTASNQDPQSPTLSDGTNSNGTVDRLDTTQRTPLPSAGSLIVHDKDCSELFDRQRPPSGFYRVRPISNQDPVLVYCDMEDGGGWTVLQRRRHGKVDFNRDWVDYRDGFGDFKLWNDEFWLGNEHIHSLLSKGKNLVKIDLMDWDGHRNWAFYENFRLSAESDKYRLQYGQYSGKAGDALTGGGGMVEQWSACLSGMQFSTRDQDNDRYHQGSCAQENQAGWWFNRCHAANLNGKYYRKGKYSGQLDNGVVWGTWRGLWYSLRHTAIKVRPLMFLDTVGSGDGAF
- the tpte gene encoding putative tyrosine-protein phosphatase TPTE isoform X1, which encodes MSQMPRPEIESEDSSTMSSVHFNPGSDAGVNGNVAKMEDAKVEIDDGKEEDMDPDTMYHNIRKKISPVVMSFGFRIFGVVLIIVDIVLVIVDLSLPARSRELGNALEAVSLVISFFFLFDVLLRVYVEKFTVYFSSKLNILDAVVVVVTLLVTMIYTFTDLSGASLIPRVVTFLRFLRILILVRLFRLAAQKKELEKVTRRMVSENKRRYQKDGFDLDLTYVTDRVIAMSFPSSGKQSFYRNPIKEVARFLDTKHEGHYKVYNLCSEKGYDPQFFHYKVERIFIDDHNVPSLEDMLTYTASVREWMAADQKNIIAIHCKGGKGRTGTMVCTWLIDSDQFESAQDSLEYFGERRTDKSRSCKFQGVETPSQSRYVGYYEIMKTKFNRQLPPPKSLRIKSIRIHSIAGVGKGNGSDLKVKIIVRKELVFHCVCAKQENCTVFPDVGNNAAVISLQNGPVVDGDVKVMFESSAGLPNGYEDVPFYFWFNTSFIVENKLFLPREELDNPHKAKTWNLYKEDFGVTMYFSEP
- the tpte gene encoding putative tyrosine-protein phosphatase TPTE isoform X2 — protein: MSSVHFNPGSDAGVNGNVAKMEDAKVEIDDGKEEDMDPDTMYHNIRKKISPVVMSFGFRIFGVVLIIVDIVLVIVDLSLPARSRELGNALEAVSLVISFFFLFDVLLRVYVEKFTVYFSSKLNILDAVVVVVTLLVTMIYTFTDLSGASLIPRVVTFLRFLRILILVRLFRLAAQKKELEKVTRRMVSENKRRYQKDGFDLDLTYVTDRVIAMSFPSSGKQSFYRNPIKEVARFLDTKHEGHYKVYNLCSEKGYDPQFFHYKVERIFIDDHNVPSLEDMLTYTASVREWMAADQKNIIAIHCKGGKGRTGTMVCTWLIDSDQFESAQDSLEYFGERRTDKSRSCKFQGVETPSQSRYVGYYEIMKTKFNRQLPPPKSLRIKSIRIHSIAGVGKGNGSDLKVKIIVRKELVFHCVCAKQENCTVFPDVGNNAAVISLQNGPVVDGDVKVMFESSAGLPNGYEDVPFYFWFNTSFIVENKLFLPREELDNPHKAKTWNLYKEDFGVTMYFSEP